The Trinickia acidisoli genome includes a window with the following:
- a CDS encoding autotransporter strand-loop-strand O-heptosyltransferase yields MSISSARDGAGTQAPSAGAVGLDNQPFVRLGDPLFEGAPGVSYDFNYGCRVKVEGRARVRLVDRDADVVLYDNEISDAMVTSTKRYYVNVRIEVFRDGNLVFEHDFNARGRKVYARLPVSTIGDVLAWFPYVEAFRKKHGCEMYLSTGPQLWSLFADTYPELHYVRPEDEDAAASGFYASYFLGIFFPSSDRTHQPVDFRLSGLQRTIAWLLGVPAQECRPRIGIRETSRRIAEPYVCIAAQASSQCKYWNNPSGWYETVKFLKAQGYRVLCIDRDATAGEGMHWNHIPYGAEDFTGQLPLQDRASLLKHAQFFVGLSSGLSWLAWAVGTPVVMISGFTHPQNEFDTPYRVINYHACNSCWNDTAVEFDNRNYLWCPRHAGTERQFECSRIITAGQVIGTIKRVIDDLNASRANA; encoded by the coding sequence ATGAGCATTTCATCCGCTCGTGACGGCGCCGGCACGCAGGCGCCCAGCGCCGGCGCCGTGGGCCTCGACAACCAGCCCTTCGTGCGCCTCGGTGACCCGTTGTTCGAAGGGGCGCCGGGCGTGAGCTACGACTTCAACTACGGTTGCCGGGTCAAGGTGGAGGGGCGGGCACGCGTGCGCCTCGTCGATCGCGACGCCGATGTCGTGCTGTACGACAACGAGATCAGCGACGCGATGGTCACGAGCACCAAGCGCTACTACGTCAATGTTCGAATCGAGGTGTTCCGCGACGGCAACCTCGTGTTCGAGCACGACTTCAACGCGCGCGGCCGCAAGGTCTATGCGCGGCTGCCGGTCTCGACCATCGGCGACGTGCTCGCATGGTTTCCGTACGTCGAGGCGTTCCGCAAGAAGCATGGTTGCGAAATGTATCTGTCGACCGGACCGCAACTCTGGTCGCTGTTCGCCGACACCTATCCCGAACTGCATTACGTGCGGCCCGAGGACGAAGATGCGGCGGCCAGCGGGTTTTACGCGAGCTATTTCCTCGGCATTTTCTTCCCGAGCTCGGATCGCACGCACCAGCCCGTGGATTTTCGCTTGAGCGGCCTGCAGCGCACCATCGCATGGCTGCTAGGCGTGCCGGCGCAGGAATGCCGTCCGCGCATCGGCATTCGCGAAACCTCGCGGCGCATTGCCGAGCCGTACGTGTGCATCGCTGCGCAGGCATCCTCGCAGTGCAAGTACTGGAACAATCCGTCGGGCTGGTACGAGACGGTCAAGTTCCTCAAAGCGCAGGGCTATCGCGTACTGTGCATCGACCGCGATGCGACTGCGGGCGAAGGGATGCACTGGAATCACATTCCGTACGGCGCGGAGGACTTCACGGGCCAACTGCCGTTGCAAGATCGCGCGAGCTTGCTCAAGCACGCGCAATTCTTCGTCGGCCTGAGCAGCGGGCTGTCGTGGCTCGCCTGGGCAGTGGGTACGCCGGTGGTCATGATCAGCGGCTTCACGCATCCGCAGAACGAGTTCGATACGCCCTACCGCGTGATCAACTATCACGCGTGCAATAGCTGCTGGAACGACACGGCAGTCGAGTTCGACAATCGGAATTACCTGTGGTGCCCGCGCCATGCGGGCACGGAACGCCAGTTCGAATGCTCGCGGATAATTACCGCGGGCCAGGTGATCGGCACGATCAAGCGGGTGATCGACGATCTGAACGCATCGAGGGCCAATGCGTGA
- a CDS encoding autotransporter outer membrane beta-barrel domain-containing protein, protein MQTSRESNDSSANLLASAEAGWPLAVGNMTLTPLTSLVYSYQHQNGYTESGGNGAALSVDAAHDASVRSALGAKLVRGFETAYGEIVLSLRFTCMA, encoded by the coding sequence ATGCAGACCAGCCGCGAGTCGAACGATTCGAGCGCCAATCTGTTGGCGAGCGCCGAGGCGGGCTGGCCGCTGGCCGTGGGCAATATGACGCTCACACCGCTGACGAGCCTGGTGTACAGCTACCAGCATCAGAACGGCTATACGGAAAGCGGAGGCAATGGCGCGGCGCTGTCGGTGGATGCGGCGCATGACGCGTCGGTGCGCAGTGCGCTGGGGGCGAAGCTCGTGCGCGGGTTCGAGACGGCATACGGGGAGATCGTGCTGTCCCTCCGCTTTACCTGCATGGCGTAA
- a CDS encoding tetratricopeptide repeat-containing sulfotransferase family protein, which translates to MPSPSSPDQLTVHEALTRAHAHWNAGQADQAEQWCQRVLAAWPGQADALHLLGLMAHAYGNLDLAISHLRQACQAPRAPAVYSSNLAEMCRQKGLLAEGEEAARRAVALDPALESGWNNLGIVLQEAGKFEESRTCLERVVALRPDWAEARNNLGNTCRRLGHLDLAETHYRQALALNPDYAEAYSNLAFLLSTQGQHDAAVRAAQQAIDLSPRLVDAYLNLADAQISRHRYEAALRALDMLHAFAPQHPAALVASAKALRQLERLDDALGFARQAVALAPSSAEAHLTVAVVLQSLGHTDDALVAFAKAAELPGAVAQDALVGRASLLMEAGRKDAALAAFAHALEVFPDSVSALAGRVDARKLQPGDADIAALEACVEDGERRALTDRITARFALGKAYMDIGEPVRAFAHLDEGNRLKRASLDYDSAATGQWMACIAQAFAAERYAALPRATEPSELPVFVVGMPRSGTTLIEQIVSSHPQVTGAGELSALRLSIENGGHFPDGVSTMTVEDAGRIGQDYLRRIMPLARGHARLVDKMPANFLYAGLIPLILPRARIIHARRNAVDTCLSCYTKLFGGDQRFTYNQTELGQFYGYYRKLMAHWCGVLSPDRFIEIDYESVVDDLEGEARRLIDFLGLPWDAACLNFHDNPRVVRTASVNQVRQPIYRTSKGRWREYEDHLGPLLAALGGEVR; encoded by the coding sequence ATGCCAAGTCCTTCTTCACCCGATCAACTAACTGTTCACGAAGCGTTGACCCGGGCACACGCCCACTGGAACGCCGGTCAGGCCGACCAGGCGGAGCAATGGTGCCAACGGGTGCTCGCCGCCTGGCCAGGCCAGGCCGATGCGCTGCATCTGCTGGGGCTCATGGCGCACGCTTACGGCAATCTCGACCTCGCGATCTCGCACCTGCGCCAGGCCTGCCAGGCGCCGCGCGCGCCGGCGGTCTATTCGAGCAATCTCGCGGAGATGTGCCGCCAGAAGGGGCTGCTGGCCGAAGGCGAGGAGGCGGCGCGGCGGGCCGTGGCGTTAGACCCGGCGCTCGAATCGGGATGGAACAACCTGGGCATCGTGCTGCAGGAAGCCGGCAAGTTCGAGGAAAGCCGCACATGTCTCGAGCGCGTCGTGGCGCTGCGGCCCGACTGGGCCGAGGCGCGCAACAACCTGGGCAATACCTGCCGTCGGCTTGGCCATCTTGATCTGGCCGAAACGCACTACCGGCAGGCACTGGCACTGAACCCGGACTATGCCGAAGCCTACAGCAACCTGGCCTTCCTGCTCTCGACCCAAGGGCAGCATGATGCAGCGGTCCGCGCCGCGCAGCAGGCGATCGACCTCAGTCCCCGGCTCGTCGACGCATACCTGAATCTGGCGGATGCGCAGATCTCACGTCATCGCTATGAAGCCGCCTTGCGTGCCCTGGACATGCTGCACGCATTCGCGCCCCAGCACCCGGCGGCGCTGGTCGCATCCGCCAAGGCGCTCCGGCAGCTCGAGCGTCTCGACGACGCGCTTGGTTTTGCCCGGCAGGCGGTGGCGCTCGCACCGAGCAGCGCGGAAGCTCATCTGACAGTGGCCGTGGTGCTCCAGTCGCTCGGCCACACGGACGACGCACTGGTGGCGTTCGCGAAGGCAGCGGAGCTGCCCGGGGCGGTGGCGCAAGACGCTCTGGTGGGGCGTGCCTCGTTATTGATGGAGGCCGGCCGCAAGGATGCGGCGCTGGCGGCTTTCGCGCATGCGCTGGAGGTCTTTCCGGATTCGGTGTCGGCGCTCGCCGGTCGGGTCGACGCTCGCAAGCTCCAGCCGGGCGACGCCGACATCGCGGCGCTGGAAGCGTGTGTGGAGGACGGCGAGCGGCGCGCGCTGACCGACCGGATCACGGCGCGCTTTGCGCTTGGCAAGGCGTACATGGACATCGGCGAGCCCGTGCGTGCATTTGCGCACCTCGACGAAGGCAATCGTCTGAAGCGGGCCAGCCTCGATTACGATTCGGCCGCGACCGGTCAGTGGATGGCGTGCATCGCGCAAGCTTTTGCCGCGGAGCGCTATGCAGCCCTGCCCCGCGCGACCGAGCCTTCGGAACTACCCGTGTTCGTCGTTGGCATGCCGCGCTCGGGCACCACGTTGATCGAGCAGATCGTGTCGTCGCACCCGCAGGTGACGGGTGCGGGCGAGCTATCGGCACTGCGCCTGAGCATCGAGAACGGTGGGCACTTTCCCGACGGAGTGTCAACCATGACGGTCGAGGACGCCGGCCGAATCGGGCAGGACTACCTCAGGCGCATCATGCCGCTCGCGCGGGGTCACGCACGTCTGGTCGACAAGATGCCGGCCAACTTCCTCTACGCAGGGCTGATACCGTTGATTCTGCCGAGGGCCCGCATCATCCATGCGCGACGCAATGCAGTCGATACGTGTTTGTCGTGTTACACGAAACTCTTCGGCGGCGATCAGCGCTTTACCTACAACCAGACTGAACTCGGCCAATTCTACGGTTACTACCGGAAGCTGATGGCGCACTGGTGTGGCGTGCTGTCTCCCGATCGTTTCATCGAGATCGATTATGAGTCTGTGGTGGACGATCTCGAAGGCGAGGCACGTCGGCTGATCGATTTCCTCGGGCTGCCGTGGGATGCCGCGTGCCTGAATTTCCACGATAACCCGCGCGTCGTGCGCACTGCGAGCGTCAACCAGGTGCGCCAGCCGATCTATAGGACGTCCAAGGGCCGCTGGCGCGAATACGAGGATCACCTCGGCCCGCTGCTCGCCGCGCTCGGGGGCGAGGTGCGATGA
- a CDS encoding glycosyltransferase family 9 protein encodes MTTNAVPQPAAVEQQARALLDARRFEEAEAMLRPHLASGTGPLVLWKQLAAAIRPQGKIRETCAIQEMLVAHAPGDFATRFDWSETLLLLGEFERGWREYRYRYSLAHTAQIERKVQRPRWSGQPIPGKTLLIHDEQGYGDTFQFMRLVSRAKAKSGARVVLEINAETLPLAQRMDGYDDIVARGSLPPAFDFHCEMMSLPMAMGLTLDDLPGTMPYLSADSQRVAKWRQRLDVLPRPLVALVWAGRPTHFNDANRSLTLAQLAPLAQPGVTFLSIQKGPAAAQAGEPPAGMSFLSLSDEIADFEDTAAILSTADLLISVDSSPVHLAGALGRPAWVMLPTVPDWRWLLERTDTPWYPTVRLFRQKSRGQWGDVMEAMAGTLAHLKT; translated from the coding sequence ATGACGACGAATGCCGTACCGCAGCCCGCGGCCGTCGAGCAGCAGGCCCGTGCATTGCTCGACGCGCGGCGGTTCGAGGAAGCCGAGGCGATGCTGCGTCCGCACCTGGCATCGGGCACCGGGCCGCTGGTGCTGTGGAAGCAGCTCGCGGCGGCGATCCGTCCGCAGGGGAAGATCAGGGAGACCTGCGCGATCCAGGAAATGTTGGTCGCGCACGCGCCGGGCGATTTTGCGACGCGTTTCGACTGGTCGGAGACACTGCTGCTGTTGGGCGAGTTCGAGCGCGGTTGGCGCGAGTACCGGTATCGCTACAGCCTGGCGCATACGGCGCAGATCGAGCGCAAGGTGCAGCGCCCGCGCTGGAGCGGCCAGCCCATACCGGGCAAAACGTTGCTGATTCACGACGAACAGGGTTACGGCGACACCTTCCAGTTCATGCGGCTGGTGAGCCGAGCGAAAGCAAAAAGCGGTGCCCGCGTGGTTCTGGAGATCAACGCGGAAACGCTGCCGCTCGCACAGCGCATGGACGGCTACGACGACATCGTCGCGCGCGGTAGCCTGCCGCCCGCGTTCGATTTTCATTGCGAGATGATGAGCTTGCCGATGGCGATGGGGCTCACGCTCGACGATCTTCCGGGCACGATGCCTTATCTGAGCGCCGATTCGCAGCGCGTGGCCAAGTGGCGTCAACGCCTCGACGTGCTGCCGCGTCCGCTCGTAGCGCTCGTCTGGGCCGGCCGCCCGACGCACTTCAACGACGCGAACCGGTCGCTGACGCTGGCGCAACTCGCGCCACTCGCGCAGCCCGGCGTTACATTCCTGTCGATCCAGAAGGGGCCGGCGGCAGCGCAGGCCGGCGAACCCCCGGCCGGGATGTCGTTCCTATCGCTCTCCGACGAAATTGCGGACTTCGAGGATACCGCTGCGATCCTGAGCACCGCGGACCTGCTTATCTCGGTCGATTCGTCGCCGGTGCATCTGGCAGGCGCACTCGGGCGCCCGGCATGGGTGATGCTGCCGACGGTGCCGGACTGGCGCTGGCTGCTCGAGCGCACCGATACGCCCTGGTATCCGACGGTGCGCCTCTTTCGCCAGAAGTCGCGCGGGCAATGGGGCGATGTCATGGAGGCGATGGCGGGCACGTTGGCGCACCTGAAAACCTGA
- a CDS encoding YaiI/YqxD family protein, whose product MQVLVDADACPVVIKEMLFRAARRAQVQVTLVANQYLRTPPSPFIKSIQVPSGFDVADERIVELVASGDLVITADIPLAAAVLDKDAHALDPRGNWFTRENIQERLTVRDVMDQLRGVGVDTGGPAPFSTRDSKTFAGQLDRFLARHGKPPRGNE is encoded by the coding sequence ATGCAAGTGCTGGTCGACGCGGACGCTTGTCCTGTCGTCATCAAGGAAATGTTGTTTCGCGCCGCGCGACGTGCGCAGGTGCAGGTGACGCTCGTCGCGAATCAGTATTTGCGCACGCCGCCGTCGCCTTTCATCAAGTCGATTCAGGTGCCGAGCGGCTTCGACGTGGCAGATGAGCGCATCGTCGAACTGGTCGCATCAGGTGATTTGGTGATTACCGCGGATATACCGCTTGCCGCCGCGGTACTCGACAAGGACGCGCATGCGCTCGATCCGCGCGGAAATTGGTTCACCCGTGAAAATATCCAGGAACGTCTGACCGTGCGCGATGTGATGGATCAACTGCGCGGCGTCGGCGTCGATACGGGCGGTCCCGCACCCTTCAGCACGCGCGACAGCAAGACGTTTGCAGGCCAACTCGATCGATTCCTCGCGCGTCACGGCAAGC